The sequence below is a genomic window from Mus musculus strain C57BL/6J chromosome 4, GRCm38.p6 C57BL/6J.
CAGCCCTTCCTGCATGACAGTTCCAGGAATCCTGTCCTTCCTGTGTGTTCTTATCGACAACAGTGTCCACTCTTCCCCACTCTTCCTCTTATGGTGTCCAAACTTTGCTTCGGCAACATCTGATGAAGCGCACGGGAACGAAGCTCCTGGCATGTCAGAAGAATGACGGTCTAGCTCTTTAATTCCGTTAATTAAGCTGTGTCAAGCTTTGGCCTCCTACTGAGTCAGAGGGCTGCATGCTTTGTTTACTTTCTACATATAGCTGTTTAGCCAGGAGCACCTACTCACCTACTTCTGTACTGCCCCAGGAGGCTGCTATGGACACAGTACCTTTGATTTGTCCATCCAGGCTTCCCTTGTTCTCTGGACATATTCTTCCATACGATAGCCAAATGAAACTGGCTTGCTTATACATTGATTTTTACAACCCATATACACTGCCTTCATCCTGTGTATCATATCAGCTTTGTATGGCTGGTAAGATGAAAGCTTAGGTATTGGGACGTGCATTGATACAATGGGAGCTTGCCATGCCTGGCAGCATAGGCCTGTAAGTCAGCGTTTTTTGAGAAGCTAAGATAGGAAGTCTCAGGTTCAAGACCTGCCTAGGCAACTTAGTGGAtgcctgtctcaaataaaaagtaaaaggagaGCTGGAGTGTAAATCTGTCAGAGTGAACTTGTCCAGGATGCATAGAGCcccaagagggaggaagggaaggaggaaagaaaggaggtagggagggagaaaATGTATGAGAAACTTAAATGGAACTAGTTGAcctgcccccccaacccccccccccctggaaAGAAGTGTTTAAACAGTATCCCTAGGGTAGGGTCATGAAATACCTGGGATTCACATCCAGGGTCCCCCAGGTCATCCTAAAGGAAGAAAGTCTTTATTCCATTTAATCCATTTCTTCCACAGTGCTGGTTAATGAGTTTGTGTCAAAACTATCCACTCTTGGACCATCTTTGCTCTGACTTTGTTTTTAGTAGTAACTCCCTATCTAATAGCATCCACTACATCCCTCCAaaagaccccttcaactcccagTTCCTGTGAACAGAACCTTATGTGAGAGTTTGGTCTTTCCTGTGAAACCACAGTAAGATAAAGTCATTTGCATTCAGCTGGGGCCTAAACCAATGACCTGTATTCATTCAAAGagaggaaagcagagagaaagaggggagggcagtcatgactgtagaggcagaaactggacGGTAGGTCTACAAACCAAGCAACTCCAAGGCCTATTGACAACCACTAGAAGCCAAGAGAGGTGTGGGACACATCCTGCCTAGAGGCTCCAGAGAAAATCTCCCCCATACCCATGGGGTGCATTTCAGAAGCAGCCCTGGATGATGAAGAATCTTGATGGCAGGAAGAAAACTGAAGAACAATCAGTCCTGCCGCATGAACTATAAAACTCTTGGCTGTGGATTTCTAGAGCAGACAATGAGAGCACCCAGAAACAGAGGTTAGAAATCCCAAAGGTTCCTTCTGTGTACTGGCCCCTGGGATCCATGCCAGGCTAGGGCAGAGTGGACCGCGTGAGTCTTACCTTTGAGCCCCTCTATCACCGTGCGTTCACAGGCCAGGCCCTGCCGGCCCATACTACACTGACACCGGCAGTTGGTGCCGTCAAGTATGGGTTCCCCATTGTTGAAGCAGGGCCCACAACGACAGGCATTAAATTCCATCAGGTACTGGTCCAAAGCCCGTCGCAGGTTCTGACGTTTCGTCTCCAGGGGTCCCAAGTTTGTGTGCCGCAGTAGCTGGTAGATAGGCTGCATCTGTAGGTACAAGAGTACCACATGGTTCCCCCTTTTGGCTCTGCCTACCTTCTCATAGCTCAACAACTGGCTATGAAGCTTCTGAAAGGCCTGCGGCAGAGAGCAGATGCCTGGGTTTCCCCGTGTCCTTCGGGATCCCCACAGCCATTCTATGAACGGGCCGTAAGCATTCGACTCGGAGACGAGGAACTGGGGGCTCAGAGTATCCGTGTGACCAGCTCAGAACCACACGAGTGTTCTTTGCAAGAGCCATTCTGAACATGGTTTCCAATCCCTCTGAAACTGATGTTCTCCTAACTCCAGAGTAAGAAGAGCTATCTAGAAGCTACCCTGGCCAACTCACTTGTTCCCTGCAGAACTCAAGGAAGCCAGAAGCATATAATAAGTCTAGTTCTATGTATTCAGGcatgttttctggttttgtctgTCACCCTTTTTAACACAGACACTGACTAAGGGAGTTCATTTGTCTTTGGAAGCAGTTCCCTTAAAGGTGTGGGTGGAGAGGGTCATTTCCATGTGATGTAACCAGGGTTCCCCAGCCTGCTCACTGTTGACTGAAATCAATGGTGCAGTGTGTGTGACGGGCTGTGTAACGGTGGCAGTGGATGCTGTACACTAGATGCCAGCGACCCCCTTGTGCTGAAAACCAAACCTGTCCCATGCCATTGCTAATAAACGCCCTGGGGTAAAACTACCTTAGGCTGAGAAGCAGTAGGAATAGTAGAAAGAGGACCATCAttctcttgctttcagctgtGGGGTCTTTGTCATGGGACCTATGCACCTCCCTTCTTCACCTGAAAATGGAAACCAACACCCCACCTTCTGCTTTTACTGTGAGGACCTTGGGAGATGACACGTGGCAAAGCCTCATGGCTTAGAAAAAAAGTGAAGTGAGTGTGGCTTTCTGCCTCGCTGTGTAGCTGAGAGACTCAGCTTTCCCTCTAAGCCAGGGAATGGTACCTACACTAGAACCCTCAGGACCCAAAGTGAGTGTAAGGTTACAGTGTAAAAGACAGAATACTATACACCACCATTCTCATTAGAAAGGCTATTAGCAAAAACGGGGAAGGATGCTGGGAAGATGACtgagtgggtaaagtgtttgctgagtAAGCACgaagacccaggtttgaatcCCTAACACCCATGCAGAGAGCCAGCCACAGCAGCCAGCTCCTGTAACCTCAGcagtgggagacagagacaaggttATCCTGGGGACTTGGCTGGCCAGTCATCACAAAGATCCAGCTTCTGTGatagaccctacctcaaaaaaataagaggaaaaatacTTGgcagtgacctctgacctccaaacacatTTTCAGGGAtgactgtaacacacacacacacacacacacacacacacacacacacacacacacagaggggagggggaaggggaagggaggctgTGCTCTTCTAGTCGAATTACTTCCTGTTATCTATAGCACCTTTACAACGCTCTGCATTTGAAGAAAATCATACAGTGAACATTTTCAACAGGGCTCTCATTTTACAGGCCAGGAACCTGAGGGTCCAAAGGACAATTTGCCTAAGTCTGATAGAGCCACCGTGAGTCAGTCAGAAGTCAAGGGCAGGCAATTCATAGATCTTTGACAGGTTATCCTGGTAATGTGGACAGAAAGACTCAGCAAATAGACCTTGGTCAGTGGTCTGAAGTCATTTTAGAGGCCTTCAGACATGGCAGGCAAGCATTGGCTGGAGCCGAGGTCAAATGACATCACTTACTGGAAGGTCAGGAAATTGGGCCCATTGTTAGGACATGAGTATGGAATTGGGCTGCCAGGGTCCTGGTTAAAGAAGACTCTTATTTCCAGGCAAGGCCAGCCCCACAGGGCAGCTTCCCCTTAACCTTGAAGCAGGCTCAACTCAAGTCTCTCCCCTGCCCTCATGACCCTCAGGAAATGCTTCTGAGGAGGGCTGGCTGCTTTTAGGAAGACAGAAGGATAGAGAAAATAGGATCTTAGAATTTTAGAGCTTAAAACTTACTATCAGTGATCTTATTCCATTTTATAGCTAAGTAAACAGAGTCAGGCAAGGACTGAAGCagcttgtatatgtatgtataactaACACATACTTAACACAAagcatataaaacaaaataaaacaatatgacCCATGGATTCGCTTAATCTAAGTACCTGCTATAAATAATGATGCTGACATCATTTCTACTTTGGatgttaaattattttaactggcatgctttctctctctctctctctctctctctctctctctctctctctctctctctctctcaaagcatAAAACTAGCTTCATGATTCAGTGTATTGATTCCTCAGAGCGATACACTTCTCAGAGAGAGGTGAGGGTTGTGAAGCAATAAGGATGTTAAGGAGTTCATGGGACATAGCTGTCTTTTGCTTTCGACAGGCTTCTATGCTGGTCCCTTAGTAGTGTGGATTTGTCTCTGCATCTAAGATTTCCTGCATATACCCTCTCTAATTTTATAACCTATCACTCTTTGTTATGTTACATACCCGGGCTGAAAGTGAAGAAACTGGCCCAGGTTTCACCCAGAAGGGTGAATGAACCGAGATCCAAACTCCTCCCCTTTCTTGCCGTCCCAGCCCCAAGCTTGTTGTTCCAAAGAGTTTCGGTCTTCAAACTTTGACCCCACCTTCCCCTTGGTACTGTtgatcaaaacaaacacaaagttcCCATCTTAACTATGAAAgcacgtgtgtctgtctgtgtgtgtgtgtgtgtgtgtgtgtgtgtattctcctAATACCAATTTTATAGTTTTTGCCCAAATCACTAATAGCTTGAATGATAGCAATTTTCAGACCCTGTGTGAATTACAGGTGCGTGAAAGTGGTCCCTTACTTACTggagaagaaataaaatcaaggTTAATCCACCTGACCTTTTTTTCTTAGTAGAAAGCAGTGTGTTAAAATAGAGTTTCAGGTTTAGGTGTTTTAGAAATATCTACTGGTTTAAATAGATAGTATCTCTATGcttacatacatgtaaaaatggGCACAAATATGGTGACAATAGTTAGGAGAGcaataatatttttcttaaaagtttCAAACAAACAGCTGTTTTTAAAAGGACTATCCTGTATATTAACAAACGTAGCTTGGCAGCTAGAATAATCCAGTTTGTGAGGTTAGGAACAAAGCCAGTTTCTTTTTCAACTTTGTTGACATGTCATGTCAGAGGATCCTATAAATTCCACTGACCTGGCAATATTGCCACAAAACCACCCTGCCCTGAGACTAAGAATCAGTTCTAAGGAAAGTGCTAGGGCACAGGCAAATAAGAGCTAAGCACATGGTCCTGAAATCTAGGCACTGTCACCTGGACACTATCTAGCCCTAAGCAAGTCATTTAGTGTCTCTGGGCTTGATGCCTAATCTGTTCAGTATTTATTGTCTGCCCTTTAATCAAAACATGGTACTcggcacaatggaatattactcagctgttaaaaaagtTAAGGTTGCAGGGAGATGATGAATATGGAAATTTTAATATTAAGAGAGGTGGCCTGTTCCAGAAAGCATGTGCTCCCTCCTAGGCAGATCCtagacacgtgtgtgtgtgtgtgtgtgtgtgtgtgtgtgtgtgtgtgtgtgtgtgtgtgtaaatagctGTGAATGTGGTAAAGCACAAATACCTTTAAAGGGAATCAAGAGAGGGTAAACTAGGTGGTAAGAAAGGACATATGGTTAATGGCCAAGGATACAAAGTGAACCTTTATCTAATTTTCATGGTGGCCATGTGGACTGAAGGAATAAGAACCACTCTTGTATTGCAATAGAGTCCACCatgtgttcttcctatgggggaGCAATTGTGAGAGTCTGGTGTTCttttgcattttgatgaccaCGATCACCATAGGAACTGATCATGACTAGGGACTGAGTACATTTGTCACATTGACACACTTAGAAGAAGTGActatttttttcacatttatatTCTGGTGCTACAGTTTctaattctttctcttttcttctgtttaaaaCTATATCAAATCATTCTGTTATAGTGTTATGTAACATGTGAATTACATTGCTGTTCATAAACTACAGCTTTTGAAAGAAGTCATAACCTCCTAATTTACCAGATGGGATTTTCAATTAGTTCATGCAAAAATGTAAGGCGCTGTTTCATGTCTAACCCTGCAAAGGGTCCAGGCTAGCTGTGGTCAAGCAGACCCTGAACAGACCTAAGGTTCTGACCCCAGCTGTCCTGTGGCTCTGGATTAAAGTCACATCTTCTCTCCAGGCAGGTTTGGGCAAGGGGACCAGTTCAGTGTGCCGTTACATTTAATCTTGTTCTTTGATGGGCTCATAATAAGAAATACGAAATGATCTGCTCGGCTTCACTTTCATTTCTTATGGACGTAGGGTTTCTTCAACTGCGAAAAGACTTACCTCAAAATCGATAACAACAGGGTTATACTTTAACGATCTCCCCCAGGACTGATATGTAATGGCACTGCTGTTGTGTGTCAAGACACTGCCCCAGACAGAACTTCCACCTTGCACCCGAGAAATGATGTCCTCCACTCCTGTGATTTTCTTCCTTATGTCTATCAAAAGAATGACAGTGTTAGCTTTCTTCCACCCAAACCAAAGGGCTGGATGGCAAGTTTTACTGAGGACATAGATAGTAGTGTTCATCTGTTCACCTTAGAGTTAGCCCATTCTTCTACTGTAGCTGATAACCAGCAGGATGGAATGGACAGAAACCTGTGAGTGGAGCAGACTTGAAGAGACCAACCCACCCCAACATGGGTGATAAATGGCTGGGAAGGTCAACGGTAGTTCATCCATTTGTCCATTCATGGATCAGGACTTTAACCTGGTGCATGCTGGCTCTTgtattctctccctccacctctctccctcactccctctctccttttctctcttgttcttgctctttctctccctgACAAATACTGCAGCTGTTCTGATAAATATCACCACAGTTCTCAGTGCAGATACTGAGAAGAAAGCAGTTTGATGGGGCCAGTTGGGAAGAAAAATTAGTTGTTGACAGAGTAAGCATTTGCCAGGTCAAGGAGAGAGCCTGAGAGGTCATCAGAAATAGGTAATTTGGCTCAATACTCAAGACATAAATAACCTAGGCCATGTGTATTACTTAAGCTGACTCAGTATGCACTTCATTTTACTACATCATCAGCTGTCTTCATAATCCTTTCTCTGTCCCTCAcctgaaaaaataaaacttgatTTGTATTTGacaggtgagtgagtgagtgagcgtgtgaatgaatgaatgaatgaatgaacaaacaccCACACTGATATGTTCACAAAATGTTGATTatccatgtgctttctttcacTGGTCATTATTCTTTGAGCTTGGACTTGGAAGTCATAAATTCTTCTCCCAAGAGACTTGCCTACTGCCTCAGCACCATTTCCTGATGAGATGACAAGACATGCTATTCATACCCCCCGTTTCACCCCATGTCTTTCTGGAATCTAGGAAGCATACTTAGACAGCTGAATGTTTGGAAGATGACTTTTGTGTAGGCAGGGGGACCCAAACCAGAGACATTATACCTAAATTATGGCTTGGGAAACTTGAAATGGAATCCGCTGGAGGAAGAGGGTCATTGCCCGAATGATGTGTCCCAAGGAAAGTCAGGCTTCACTCTTGGGAAGACCCAATGATAAACACTTACCACGGTCACCATCTCCAGAGTTTTCACAAAACTCTCCTGATATACCTACTCCTTCAATTGTACTATCCTTAATTCCTATGCCAATGCCACCGCCAATGCATTTTTGGACTTCATCCACAGTAGTACCTATAGcaggaagacagaaacaaagtactgggattagaaaGGACAGCTGCCATGGTACAACTAGCTCAGGCTAGAAAAAGCTTTGGAGGCAGAGAGGGTTCTTTGAAATAGTCACTTTTCTCTCTTGTGGATGGCCATCCAAACACCTGTAGAAattggggagtgggggatgggcacAAGCGGCTCTAGATTCTCCTTGGTTTTCCTTTGCCATTCTCCTCTGAGTCTCCTTGAAGCAAGTGTTCTAGTTCACCCATCTCCATTCAGCCCTGGGCTTCGTCCCATTTTGCACAGGATGTTCTCCAGTGTAAATGCCATCTTCCCTCCCTTCACTCTTTCTAAAGTCTATCCAAGCTCCTGTTCAAATAGCATTTACTTCATGATGCGTTTCTGGAACAGAATACGCGTCGCTCCCTCTAGTTGTGTATCTCTGGTCATCTTTGTCACTGTTCTTTTTAATCAGAAGTTCAGTCattgtttttccccagaagaaaTGGCTGATAAATGAAAGACATTCAGTGAACAAATGTTGTGGTCCCGTGGGAAGGGACTGGAAGGAAACTTACAACTTCAAGTCCCAACCATTGACACCTGAGAACTCTGCAAAAAGGCCACAATCCCACTGGCCTCAGTTTCTCATTTGTGGAAAAGAAGGGGttgttctctccccccaccccaggcatGTATCAGTGGAAGTCCTCTGAGACACTAGGAATATCAGTTTCTGCACACCTCTGGAGCTGGAAGCAAACGCCTGGAGGAAGAGATGCTCTGAGTAGCCCACTCAGCACCACGTAAAGGACTTCTGCTGTTTCCATGGAAGCACTGCCAATTTCTAGTGCATAACTAGTTGAGGAAGATTGAGCatatttaattgttttaatttttaaaaaaaaataatgcttcaGTGGTGATAAGTAAAAGTAGATGGAAAGGATTCAGAGGCAGAAGCCAGAGTGAATTCTTCAGCGAACAGTGGAGTGCTACTGAACTCTTCAGAGCACTGCCTGATGCATCCGGGCTGAAGAGCGCTGCGGAGCAACTGTGCTCTTAAACGATCTGCAGGCCCAGTGCCAGAAAGTGCTTGCAGAAGAGAATTCTAGCTTGGTTTGAGCCATGACACTTGTCTGCAGTGGCTTTGCTTTCTGAGGGGCCCAAAATAAGATACTAGCCAGTAAGGGAGGACCATGACTCAGAGAATCATAGATTCTGAGAGCTGAAGAGCCTTCAGACACCCAGCACACACTTCTAATTTACAGTCAGGATGAATATGGTTCATAGAGGTGAATTGTCTCACCTGAGGCCATGAGGCTGAAGTCAGGGAAGCTGAGATTCACGTGAATGACTGTCTGACTCAGAAGCCTGCAGCATCTTCCCCATCCTCAGTTATTGTATCAGACTAAAGCATCCTGTCCTCTGAGAGAAATAGATGTAGTAGGCACCTGCTGTGTACTATCCTGGCCCATCATGTGCTGGCAATGTAACTATCTTGGGTTAAAACTCTTGTGCGTCAGATGTGACTCTGATTAACTAGTCCTTATaaggttagtgtgtgtgtgtgtgtgtgtgtgtgtgtgtgtgtgtgtgtgtgtgtgtgtgtgagagagagagagagagagagagagagagagagagagagagagacgcatgTACCAGCTGAAG
It includes:
- the C8a gene encoding complement component C8 alpha chain isoform X2 gives rise to the protein MRRYGFMRVSTKIQTAQFKMRRNNIVLDEGMLQSLMELPEQFNYGMYAKFINDYGTHYITSGTMGGIYEYVMVLDKEKMKTEGTTVDEVQKCIGGGIGIGIKDSTIEGVGISGEFCENSGDGDRDIRKKITGVEDIISRVQGGSSVWGSVLTHNSSAITYQSWGRSLKYNPVVIDFEMQPIYQLLRHTNLGPLETKRQNLRRALDQYLMEFNACRCGPCFNNGEPILDGTNCRCQCSMGRQGLACERTVIEGLKDFKAAGHWSCWSSWSECRGGSQERRRQCNNPPPKNGGTPCLGRNLQTQAC